One segment of Falco biarmicus isolate bFalBia1 chromosome 12, bFalBia1.pri, whole genome shotgun sequence DNA contains the following:
- the LOC130157381 gene encoding collagen alpha-1(I) chain-like, with protein MEPGGRGRRGRRPDPRVAAAERVQEGSRERGAGGELNTHTRRKKGGKRGGESEQAGRQRQRTHTPAGKAKPSGKPKADREGCGAGWPRDVPRRCESWGKPGRTGDHPKSRGGPSGSRLPRSPPPPRPRPPRSRRVPSSREPRPGPGGRRRPRGEPGGCRGSARGRGPRETSAGSGGPCPAAQPGSVPRGGPGEKRAEFRQRGGGGHGRRSRRSGAGRGSSGAAGPRSFPRRLPSPACPEPPSPAGSPSPARSRHLLTKAKRGTAGGGAAGWHRGRAGRRGERRRREAPRSGWSWEDAAAAAATSPKTEGETRRLPARGGSRLRD; from the coding sequence ATGGagccggggggccgggggcggagggggcggcggccggACCCGCGAGTGGCCGCGGCGGAGCGGGTGCAGGAGGGGAGCCGGGAGAGGGGCGCGGGTGGGGAATTGAACACGCACACGCggagaaagaagggaggaaagcGAGGGGGAGAAAGcgagcaggcaggcaggcagcggcAGCGCACGCACACCCCCgctggaaaagcaaagccatCGGGGAAGCCAAAGGCGGACAGGGAGGGCTGCGGGGCAGGCTGGCCTCGGGATGTGCCGAGGAGGTGTGAGAGCTGGGGGAAGCCAGGTAGGACCGGAGACCACCCAAAAAGCAGGGGGGGGCCATCCGGCTCCCGGcttccccgctcccccccccccccccgcccccgcccgcctcGAAGCCGCAGAGTCCCCTCCTCCCGGgagccgcggcccggccccgggggacggcggcggccccgcggagagccggggggctgccggggctcggcccggggccgcggcccgCGGGAAACTtcggcggggagcggcgggccTTGCCCCGCCGCCCAGCCGGGCTCCGTGCcccggggcggcccgggggaGAAGCGAGCGGAGTTTCGGCAGCGAGGAGGCGGCGGGCACGGGAGGCGAAGCCGCAGGAGCGGGGCGGGAAGGGGGAGCAGCGGGGCGGCGGGACCTCGCAGCTTTCCCCGCCGGCTTCCCTCGCCCGCCTGCCCggagcccccctccccggccggCTCTCCGAGCCCTGCCCGCAGCCGGCACCTCCTAACGAAAGCGAAACGCGGGACTgccggcggcggagcggcgggtTGGCACcgggggagggcggggaggcggggggagcggcggcggcgggaggcacCGAGAAGTGGCTGGAGTTGGGAGGatgcggcggcggcggctgcaaCTTCGCCGAAAACGGAGGGAGAGACGCGGAGGCTGCCGGCACGGGGCGGGAGCAGGTTGCG